The genomic window aaattttaaattaataatgataaaattacattttgtccttttaaaaataataaaaatttaatttaatattttaaaaattaatacaaaaatataaactattaaaatattaaaattatattgttacgactatcgtaaaaatatacaatttaattttaatattttcaaaattttctaacttcatcGCTGACTAAATGAAACTAGAAATTAAAACAACTAGCCCGGGTTAAACCAAAACATTTGCAAATGAACATTGACAGCACTTAAAGAAATTAGAAAagatatttcttttaattttcttatttattaattattatataatattacaaTTTTGATATCTAAAACACCAAAAAAATTAAGAGATAATGCAAGCAGGTGGACGTTCCTCGATAGGTTTATAGTAATAATCGGGAAACGGAGGATAGTATGGAGGGTGACATATCATTGGATACGGGTATTGTACTACAAGTTCTTTCGGTGGGTCTTTCTTTGGTTCCGGTGGTTTCTTGggttcttccttcttcttctccgGCTCTTTTGCCGGTCCGACCGAAACTATTTCAGTATGGCATAACTTGCCTAATTTCTGCGCTGCCTTAACTGGATCCACATCTCCTATTACTGTCAATTTTTGGTCCTTGTCTATTGCAACCGACTCAACCcctacaaaaaaaaaaccagttGGTTCGTTTTTTGGCAAGGTTCAAGGTTTAGGGTTTGTAGAATTAGTGTTAATAGATATAATACCTGAAAGACCAGAGGCCATCTTCATGCCTTTCTGTCTGCATTTGTCGTTGTGCAAATCCAACTTCAACACAATTTTCTGTCGAAAACAAAACCTTTAAGAAAACGAAAGGAGTACGTAATATTTTATCtagataattaaaattaataacaaattaaagacatgaaattctaaCCTTCATTTTGGAGCTTTGGGAAGAAAATGAGAGGTGGAAATTAGAAGTAAAGTGGGTTGGGTAATGATGGAAAAGCTTTAAGGTTGAGCAAACTTTATAAAGGAGCCAAGTCAACCTTTAAGGCAAGTCACTACCATTTCGGCCAATTTAATGCAATTTCGTTGCCAATTACTTGCTTTGTTCGTCGAAGATACGTCCATCCAAACGACATCATTTCGTACAATCAAATTCAAGCCCCTTTTTTTGAACTCTCTTGAATAACAAAATATACAGAAAAAGGAAACCTGAAATTTCTAAAAACCTTCCAGTTTACTGGGTCAAGTCAAGTGGGACACTGTGACTGTTATGCCTTCTTTTCTTTCACTATTGAGGGTCCAGCAAGGGATGCATTTAGTCAACTTATATTATTTTCTTGGGTCCCaacttcttcttcctcttcctcttcctctgtGAATCGATAAACAATTTGGGTTGAAACAAAAGAACAGGGTTTGGTAGGTTTTGATGTTCATCCTTCTTTCTCAATCACGTGTTAAAGGAAAATCTGGTCGAGTTGGTGTCAGCTAAAGAAATGTAAGGAACTGCTGCATGTGTAATCATGAATATTCTGTTTCATTTTTTCGGATGaaagctaaaaaaattataaaataatcattatactatttaaaagtttttatttaagcttTTAACTTTATGTGCTATTaagtgtattttttaaaaattaattaattagttctAAGTGATGACTCGATAATTAGTACGGTGGACTAGTACACATCGCCATGTAAAAGAatatattttaaatctaattCGATCTAACGGTTAGTGTCGAAGATTGGAGAAAAAATTTATTTGGAATTTGGTTTTGCAGATTTGTAAAATTTGaagctatttcatgaaaaaaaccgAGTTATAATAGAGAGAGGAATGAAAACTTTTAATTGGCATAAACAGCGTGAACAAAAAAAGCTATATAGTGACGATTTTAATAGcttagtaacttaaataaaaaatttcaaataattcaatgaccattttgtaactttttaaagttgagtggcCAAGATGTAAGCTTACCATTAGTTTAGTGCATTAGTATAATTTACCTTTTTCTATACCATGTTTAAGTGCACTTGAAACCATATTTTCTAACAATACCAATTGtttttatataatacatatttttatccataATCTCTCTCAACTcataaatataagaaaaaaatacataattataaTATGCTCGAACCCACACCTTTTTTATTACTATGATAACAACAATATCAATTAAGCgaattataaacaaaataaaataaaatatccaaATTCATGAtatttaaatacttaaatatCAAACTCACACCTTCCTCAAATATTCCATCTTTCATCATCCATTGGGCCTTTAAATTTCAAAGGCGATGATGAAAATAGTGGATGggtcaaaatattattttctttctcctttttaaCGAAATTACTAGAAAAGGTCCTTTCTCACATGGGACACCACGAATCGGTCACGTCAATTATTCTAATTAAACATCAATgcttgcaaatatatatatataaaaccaaaattataagacctaaaaaacatataattaattaaaatatgaatataaatagaGTAAAACGGAGATGATGAGAAGATGGTCTGTTCTTACAAGAGTCTTCCCAATCTATGTTCGTTGAAGGCTGTTTTGGAGATTTAATTATAAGTAGTATTTTTGTTTCGACAGATCTGTCGGTTTCCAACATCGTCTCCTTCAACGACAAGGAAACTACTCCAgttgtaattttatgtttttaattcatttacaaCCCTTTTGTCAACGTGTTTACACTTAGCCTTGGCttcattaataatttattctGTGACAAGGCCACTGTGAGCCCTCCTTTTGTCTCCAATCTCTAGGGAGTGGTCATGGgcgaaatgaaaattttttacttaaaagttttttttttaaatatttaaaattttaaattagtaaatataaatttattttttgactctttaaaaatgataaaaatttgatttgatcatttaaaaattataaagatagaggctattaaaatagtgaaattgtatttttattatcgtaaaaattataattttattttgaccccataaaaaaattttctagcttcgcTCCTAGACGTGACATACGTCCTATAGAGTATagtacaaaataaaatatatataaataaacgaGTCATCatcatattttcaataatatctgtgaaatctaaaaataatataagtgaATTCATGAAATAGAGTTGGAAATTGATCCAAACCAAGTAGAATTGTTCAATAGTTGAGTTAAacatcaaaacttaaaaagatcCGTCTCGAAATATGACAAAGCTTTGATTAAAAAGAGAAGGCCgaaaactaaatttgaacaaaagAAATTAGACATGTCGGGTTTTGAGTAAATTTTTTTGAGTCTCGTTTTGTTTGATTGCCATCAAAGCATTtctttttttgaaagattttttctTAAGCAATATTTattgctatatatatattcaaaggcGGATGTTGATGGGgtcttgaaatttattttttaaaaaggaatATTATATAAGagttatttattgaaaattaatctttttggttttaatttttataattatttgaaggCGTGGCAAATGTTAAGATGGACTGGCCTCTCTAATGTGATTATGGGAGCCCAATCTAAAACATGCATTGCTTTTGCTTCTGTTTCATTGGGCTCTAATTGGAGTGCAAGTCTTCATGTTTGATTGGTTTAAAAAATTGGCCCATGAGTCGTTCAatcttaatttataaatttattggtCGTGATTTCTCCTTTATCtctaccttttttttttgttatttaactacccataataataattataatacgCTCATAAGGAAGAAAAATATATTGTATTAATTAAGTCCatatttttaactaaaataatcaattaattcCCTTCTATTAATGATTTTTGTCGATGGCCATGTTCacaattaaatttaattgataaacCAATCGAATAGTGACATGTGATAACTTttagtttaatataatattttaactataaaatttattaaaaaacattaaaaaatcagaaaaattataaaaaatattacattttttattaaaattaatataaatttataaaaattctaataaattataatttttttataaaattaataaatcatatttaaaattttataataatgtattaaaatattaaaaattattaaatttgatataaacttataaaaattatttaaaaaattataaaaacttgaaCTGGATCAGATCAGTTGGTTGAGCCGGTTAAACCAAAATCGACAAGGGTACCAGCCCGGAGAAAGCCATTAGATCGATTGACTTAGAAATCAAACGATtgaattgttttgttttttattttttaatatattttatcaaacAAAAATTTCATTATCTAACTATTAGCATATGCCAAAATGAAATATTCTGACGAATATTTTCAAAACTGAATCGATAGTCGAACTGATTAGGCCAATGGTTTGCTAGTTCGACTAGTTCatctaattcaattaaataaaacattaaaaaaaattgattcaaccGTTCAGTTCTTAGGCCAACTAGTCTTAATATTTTTCTTCGGACTGATACCCTTATTGATTTCAATCTAACTGACTAATCTAGTCCAAttaaagtttttatgattttttaaataatatttataagtttacaTCAATTTctgataattttaaataattcttatgatttttatacaaatttaatacgctcttataaaattttaaatatgttttatttaattttatatttttatattatattgtaatatctataatattttatatttttataaatttatatcaatttaaaagttttagaaaattttacttttatatattttataatttttataacttttttccttgtttttctgattatcttattttaaaaattattttctatgtttttaattatttttattgagaaaatattaaattaaacctGAAGCTGTCACCTGTCATCATTTGATTACCtcgtcaattttttttaatagcgaACATGGTCAATAACGAAAATTGTTAATAAAgatgtttaattaattattttaattataagtgGGAGCTTAATTAGATGGAAAATTAATACTgtggcttaattgattttttcacACTTTCTCAAGagctttttaatatatatattttcttaaaataattacctatttttttatgaaaatacatGATTAAGCTATCAAAatcttcaatttttgaaaatttacttttcatataacatttttcTTTCCAGATGgacatttttttcaattaatttttcacCGGTAATGAAAAAAGAGACCATTTTACCATTAAAGGCTCATTTCTAActttatttacgaaaatgagccaattttttcattatttaccaGAAAGGGCCGATTTTAGCAAAACGTGTCCCTGggggagcgattttgccatgtcagcacaaaacgcACCCACATGGACGCGCTTTGTTGACGTGGCAAAATCGCTCCCCAGGAACGTGTTTTAGCCCGTGCTTTTTCCCCAACAACTATTTGATTTTTTGACCATTGGGGggtccaacggtaaaaaaaaaaaactatcaaaCCGCCTTCCTattttttcacacaatatttcttcaattttttctcaaatttctctccaaatttctcaaagctctctttaattttggcaaaaaaagctctttttaattttttccctgaattagtatttttttataatttcaaaaatatttgatcgtgttagcaatgactggggaattaattcatcttgatcATAAACATATCACcgttgaacaaatgaaaatggtaaaggttaattttaattttgcaatattatttaatattattttcatttatgtaattttaatgaattttattgtataattttttataataatctatagatcgggtgttacaatgttatattcgtaatatATCTGGTCTTCCATCATCGTTGATAGAGAATTACTTGCGGGAatcgggtttttggcacgtggccactataagccgggggtgcaagttggacccgaaactcattAGCGCGTTGAAAGAAATGTGGAGACttgagacgcacacatttcatcttccatgcgaAGAGTGTACCATCACTCTAGAGGACGTGCAGTTACGATTaggattgccggtggatgggtCCGCACTTACCGGGTCCGTTCAATCTACTGATAGGGGAGCCTATGTTAATATTTTGGGTGCAATTTCGGATAATATTTACGGAGGTCAGATCGAGATGGGCTAGTTACAAGACATATTCCCGTAGCTGGGGAATAATTCGACTAAAGTAGAAAGAACATGATATACTCGGATATACATTATTGAGATGATTAGAGGTTATTTGATGtcggacttgtcacgaaacctcgtacatctaAGTGGGtgttgaaactcgttgattttagagcagctggcgAATTTAGTTaggggtctgccgtgttggcaaTATTGTACCGGGAGATGTACGGGGCGACGCCACCAACTAAAGCCAAAATCgaaggttgcctatcactactacaatcatgggctcggtttctttttccatttttacgtcctcgagtggaccacccatatacattcccactcataacaaggtaaactttatattatattttataattattacatagatttaaaataaaattgtatgctaaaaatgTATTTAATTAGGTGGACCCATTCGacgagttatgttggaatacctgCCGCTCTTGAAGATATATGGCTTTTATTAAACCAACGGTCAGAAGCGCAATtaagtattaaataatatatatacataaaatagtcgtttcatatttagtatttagtattatatacataactaatatttttatcatgttcatttagtttcaatggacaccatacgaggatccgaaaATTCGAGCAATTTCGAACATTTGGCACGTGcaggtcccattggtcaactatgctGCCGTGGAGATACACCAGACAGATAGAGTGTTGCGATAATTTAGATTTCGACAAGTAATTCccgtggcacctgaggtgttCAATGATGAGTACAAAATTGACTTACGACAATCGAATACGAATTGGTCGGTATTCTGGtcgaaatatatcaaaatatggaAAAATCAGAATGATCGTATACCTACTTAGGAACCGTtcatcgttccagagttagcgtgcgtgccagattacatgtcatggtttaggatccatggcaagctaTATTTACTGTCAGAAGAGTTGAGGCATCGGTAAATTCGTGTTGAAAGGGAACAACAGAGACCTTTAAATCTAATGAGAAAAGATGATGGCACAGACTCGTCAACAGCACCACTATAATCATCGTGCCCAACACCTCAACCGACGACACCCACATCACAGCCTCTTCAGATTATACCAAGTgtgtatcctagcccttatatgtatccttgtaacaccccttacccgtatccaacaccggaatagggtacgaggcattaccaaaacacatacacttgtaaacgtatttaaccgagttataaaatttcatcaaaattaaaactttcaaaaataattaacatgtttctataacttttcacaatatatcctcaaaatattataatcataataattagggcctgcgagacccgatacatactcatgcaatttaatgcttcatttccatttcattcaattcgcaatttctcatgctcataatttaaatcatatcactagaaatttccatttaattcacgtacaattcaatgacatcaaattcaaaattaatacgtatttaccatttaactcaatgtttattgattataccattcaataacacatttatgaaattctcaatttagcaatgaaaatatcactttagtttgaataacaacatcgtcctgatataaatacactaccacttatccatttactttaattcttttgggcccatttgtcacttaccatccttaatcaaattaaggaacggtcacggaaaattgagtacttcactttcactttgccatagtataactatggtcttacgtatgatcacttatcacttgtcccttgatcagataagtgtagccacttatcactttgtttcttgatcagataagtgtagccacttatcactttgtctcttgatcagataagtgtagctaaagctatcacttatcactttgtctcttgatcagataagtatagccgaagctatcacttatcacttttcacttgtcacttgatcagataagtgtagccgaagctatcacttatcactttccacttgtcacttgatcagataagtgtagctgaagctatcacttatcactttgtcacttgatcagataagtatagccgaagctataacttatcactttatcacttgatcagataagtatagccgaagctattacttatcactttccacttgtcacttgatcagataagtgtagctaaagctaccacttatcactttatcacttgatcagaagtactcaaatccggcgttccgctcaatttgatcatttattcatatatcaggcttaccaacatgtgttaattcataaaccattcatggtattatttcatgccaaatcatatactgaatataccatacacacatactatgaaactttattttcacacatgagcttaaaccatgaccaataatgcacaaaaataagcatcattcatattttatcgtttatgagttataatcaaacatatgaccatttatacacgaatcattcatatatttcccaattttcctcctcctcctctccattccacatccttaatgtgtataacacacttaaacaacattaaccataatttcaatattcactaacatgtatattcaaagctgtttatccgagtcagagtcactaaattatttttatctggagctacagagctccaaattaagatccgttaattttccctgaaactagactcacatatcttcataccataaaattttcataatttttggttca from Gossypium hirsutum isolate 1008001.06 chromosome D12, Gossypium_hirsutum_v2.1, whole genome shotgun sequence includes these protein-coding regions:
- the LOC121224387 gene encoding heavy metal-associated isoprenylated plant protein 12, with the translated sequence MKKIVLKLDLHNDKCRQKGMKMASGLSGVESVAIDKDQKLTVIGDVDPVKAAQKLGKLCHTEIVSVGPAKEPEKKKEEPKKPPEPKKDPPKELVVQYPYPMICHPPYYPPFPDYYYKPIEERPPACIIS